TACAAAATAAGCACCGACATCCGCCGCTGCAACGATCGCCACCACATAAAGAACCAGCCAGGCTCCGTGATCCAAGCCTCGCAAAACTACCAGTGACAACCAGGTTGGAACTAACACAACAAGGCCTATCAGGCCTCGTACCCATCGGTTGCCCCACAGAGCAGCACTGGACGGGTAGCTTTGCACCCACAAGAAAGCGAGCGCCCACCAACCACAGGCTACAGCCAGAATCTGGCGGCCACGATCGATATCTGGATCATCAAAATTCATTGAAAAGACGTATTGAGCCGTGACCATTAGGGTTAACCCCAGTGCGGCCAAAAAAACGACGCGCAAGGCTCGATTCAAATTCGAGAGGTTGGCCCACTCCCAGCCCGCCAGCAAGATAACCGCCACAAATATCAGTGAAAACCACTGCATTGGAAGTAAAAACAATACCCCCATGAACAGTGCCAATAGCACCAAAGCAGTAATTATTCTTTGTTTTAGCACCGCAAACCCCTTTGTTAGTAACTTGACCACTCTGTCTGGATACTCTGTACAGATCAAGAGCGTGTCGGCAAAGATTTCCAACCAATTTGTATCGCAAGCCTAGCGCCGCAGACTTGCCCGGATCACGCCTGAGCGATCGCGTCATCCCCTCCGCGCGACCGCCGAAGCGGCGATCACGTAACTCATATTCTGCGATAGCCTTATCCAGTTCGGCTTCGTCAAAGTCGGGCCAAAGCGTATCAGTAAAATAGAATTCACTGTAAGCGGCCTGCCAGAGGATAAAGTTGCTAATACGCTGCTCACCGCTGGAGCGGATCAAAAGGTCTACCGGTGGCAGTTCTTGAAGCCGTACGTACTTACCAAGTACATCCTCAGTAATCGACTCTGGGGAGCGCGTACCATCGGCAACCTCTTGAGCCAATCTACGGGCCGCCTGAGCTATATCCCAGCGCCCGCCGTAATCAGCAGCAATTATCAGGTCGCCCTCAGTCCCTTCGCGGGTGATATCTTCCGCTTCGGCTATAGCGCGCTGCAAGCGAGGAGAAAATCGGTCCCGTCGACCAATAACTCTCAGGCGAACCCCTCCTCCCGCATCCGCCGGGCCTCTTTGCGCAAATAGGAATTAAACAGGCTCATCAACAGCTCGACCTCCTTCGGAGGGCGCTGCCAGTTCTCGCTGGAGAAGGCGAACAGAGTAAGCGCTTTAACGCCGCGAGCTTTACAAGCTGAAAGCAGGTCGCGGATACGCTCGACACCGGCCTTGTGGCCGGCTGAAGGGGAAAGGCCCTTTCGGGCAGCCCAGCGCCCATTGCCATCCATAATAATGGCGATGTGACGTGGGCCGGGAGCATGTAGCTCGGTACCACCGATGCTCATTAAATTTCCATCAGATCTTTTTCTTTCGCTGCCAGTGCTTTGTCCACATCAGCGACAAACTGATCGGTAATTTTCTGAATGTCGTCACTTGCGCGACGCTCATCGTCCTCAGAAATTTCCTTGTCCTTGACCAGTGACTTCACGTCCGCCAGCGCATCGCGACGAATATTGCGAATGGAAACCCGCGCCGTCTCTGCCTCACTTTTTGCCTGGCGAGTGAAGTTCTTGCGGGTCTCTTCGGTCAGCATAGGCATTGGAATACGGATAACCGCACCAGCTGTGCTGGGGTTGAGGCCCAAATCGGACTTCATAATGGCCTTTTCGATATCCGGGACCAGGTTTTTCTCCCAGGGAGTTACGGAAAGAGTGCGCGCATCCTCAACAGTAACATTGGCAACCTGAGATAACGGAGTATCAGAACCGTAATAGGAGACGTGGATGCCATCGAGAATACTCGGGTGTGCACGGCCGGTGCGAATCTTGTTGAAATTTCCAGCCAGGGCATCAAGTGCCTTACCCATACGAGCTTTCGCGTCTGTTTTTATATCTTCAATCACGATTTCACTTCCTCTTCAATTAAGGTGCCTTCCACGCCGCCAACCACAATATTTAACAGCGCTCCGCTTTTATCCATGCGGAATACACGTACAGGCATATTGTGTTCGCGACACAGGCAGATAGCGGTCAAATCCATCACGCCGAGCTTCTTGTCGAGAACCTCATCGTAAGTCAACTGGTCATAGCGAGTTGCTGTCGGGTCGAGTTTGGGATCAGCAGAGTAGACGCCATCGACCTTGGTCGCCTTCAAAACCAATTCGGCTTCAATTTCGATACCGCGCAGACAAGCTGCAGAATCAGTGGTAAAGAAAGGGTTGCCGGTACCGGCAGCAAAAATCAGAACTTCGCCACGCTCCAGGTAGCGAATAGCCGCACGGCGATCGTAGTGATCGACAATACCGCTCATTTGAATCGAAGACATCACTCTCGAGGAGATGTCAGATCTTTCCAGGGCATCGCGCAGTGCCAGGGCGTTCATTACCGTGGCCAGCATTCCCATGTGATCACCGGTCACACGGTCGAGACCTGCAGCGCTCAACGCAGCCCCACGGAACAGGTTGCCGCCGCCAACAACCAAACCCACCTGGACCCCAATACCGACCAGCTGCCCAATCTCCAGGGCCATTTTGTCCAGCACCTTGGGACTGATACCGAAACCCTGATCACCCATCAGCTCTTCGCCGCTGAGCTTTAACAAAATTCTCTTATACTTGCGGTCTTTAATACCGGGCATTCGTTAGTCCCCTTCAATGTACCTGTTAGTGGCCAGGCCTTGCCGCTGAACATTACAACAATTTCAGTCATTTACACAGAGGGGTGCTCCACTGTGGGTAAGAAACCCCAGCGGAAGCACCCCACTGCGATTGAGCGCCCGAGGGCACCCAATAATATGCGATTAAGAAGAGGACTTAACCTGGGCCGCAACTTCCGCTGCGAAATCCACCTCTTCCTTCTCGATACCTTCACCCACTTCGTAGCGAACAAAGGAAACCACATCGGCACCGGCATCTTTAACCAGTTTGCCAATGCTTACGTCCGGGTTCTTAACAAAAGGCTGCTCTACCAAGCTGTTCTCTTTCAGGAACTTCTTGATGCGGCCACCCATCATTTTCTCTACGATTTCAGCCGGCTTGCCTTCCATATCCGGCTGAGCCTTGATGATGTCCTTTTCTTTTTCCAGGACGTCAGCAGGCATATCTTCCGGCTTGTTCACCTGCGGGTTAACCGCAGTCACGTGCATGGCAACATCTTTGGCCAGCTCGATCTCTCCACCGCTCAGAGCTACCAGGGCAGCGATGCGGTTGTTGGAGTGAACGTAAGCACCTACAACTGGGGCTTCAACCAGCTCGATACGACGCACGCCGATGTTCTCACCGATTTTCTGAACCAGTGCTTCACGAGCAGTTTCCAGCTCGCCTTCCATCAGGGCAGCTACGTCTTGCTGGCGATCGGCAAATGCCTTCTCCACAACCTTGGCAACAAACGCCTGGAAGTTTTCATCGCGAGCAACGAAGTCAGTCTCGGAGTTCACTTCAACCAGTACGCCGTAGCTGCCGTCTTCTGCAACTTTAGCGGCAACAACGCCGTCAGCAGCGGTGCGGCCAGCTTTCTTAGCGGCCTTCAGGCCGGAGGCTTTGCGCAGGTCTTCAATCGCCTTTTCGATGTCGCCATCAGCAGCCGTCAGAGCTTTCTTACACTCCATCATCGGCAGGCCGGTACGCTCGCGCAGTTCTTTTACCATAGACGCGGTAATCGCCATGATTCAATCCTCGGGGTTCTGTCACTAAAAATTAGAAAAAAGGGGCCGTAATTCGGGCCCCTTTTTGAGTTCGTAGTGTAAAACGACTGTGTTACACCACTTAGCCCTGCAAATTACTCTGCAGCGGCTTCGTCATCGTTAGCTTCGACGTACTCGTCCTTCGCAACGGTGTTACCAGCTTCTGCAGCGCCAGCAAGTACTGCGTCGGCTACAGCTGTGGTGTACAGCTTGATTGCGCGGATAGCGTCGTCGTTACCGGGGATCACGTAATCAACACCAGCGGGATCGCTGTTGGTGTCGACAACACCGATTACGGGGATACCCAGCTTGTTAGCTTCCTGGATAGCAATGCGCTCGTGCTCAACGTCGATTACGAAGATCGCGTCAGGCAGGCCACCCATATCCTTGATACCACCGATGGAGCGCTCAAGCTTATCCATGGCACGGGTACGCATCAGAGCTTCTTTCTTGGTCAGCTTCTCGAAAGTACCGTCCTGAGACTGGGCTTCCAGCTCACGGAAACGCTTGATGGAAGCGCGGATGGTTTTGTAGTTGGTGAGCATACCACCCAGCCAGCGGTTGCTGACGTAAGGCTGGCCACAACGCTCTGCCTGCTCTTTGATAGACTTCTGTGCAGCACGCTTGGTGCCAACAAACATAATCTTTTTCTTTTGAGCAGTCATGCCCTTGATGATCTGCAGGGCTTCGTTGAAAGCCGGTACAGTGTGCTCAAGGTTGATGATGTGAATCTTGTTGCGGGCACCAAAGATGAATTGACCCATCTTCGGGTTCCAGTAGCGGGTCTGGTGACCAAAGTGAACACCAGCCTGCAGCATATCGCGCATACTTACTTGCGGCATAATAAACCTCTATATATACGGGTTAGTCCTCCACGTATCCCATGCGTCAACCCCTTTCAGGGCACCCAGACACATGTGTCGATGCGTGTGCGGCTTTTACTCGCCCAGGGAGTATCCCCAGGCGGCGCGCTTTATACCACAAGTGCACCCCATAGTGAAGAATTGGCACCGATTTCGCGCAAATGATCACGCCTCAATACTATTGGCGGGACGCCTGGGCCACGCTTGCGCCAATAGCGGCAAAATGTGTCCTACAGCCAGCAATCCGCTACAATAGCCCGCCTCTTGGGCGCTACCCGCCCCAACCCAGAAACAAAGGATACGCATGACCTCAGCCATTAAGACCCCAGAACAAATCGCCAAGATGCGCACCGCAGGCCGCCTCGCCGCAGAGGTGCTGGAAATGATTGGCGAGTATGTCGTTCCAGGAGTCACTACCGAAGAACTGGATCGACGCTGCCACGAACACATCGTGAAGGTACAGAAAGCGATCCCGGCCTGCCTCGGTTATCGCGGCTTCCCAAAATCTATATGCACTTCCGTCAACGAAGTGGTGTGTCACGGTATCCCCTCCGAGAGCAAAATTCTCAAGAAGGGCGACATCATTAATATCGATGTGACCGTTATCAAAGATGGCTGGTACGGTGACACCAGCAAGATGTTCTTTGCCGGCAAGCCCGCCGCCCACGCTGAACGCCTGGTACAAATCACCCAGGAGTGCATGTACAAGGCCATCGAAATTGTCCGCCCCGGCACTACCCTCGGCGATATTGGCCACGTCATCCAGCAGCACGCTGAGAAAAACTATTACTCAGTGGTACGCGACTTCTGCGGACACGGCATCGGCGACGTCTTCCATGAAGACCCACAAATTCTTCACTACGGTCAGCCGGGAACTGGTGAAGTGCTCAAAGAGGGCATGACCTTCACCATTGAACCCATGATTAACGCAGGCAAAGCGGCCACGCGCGTGCTGGGAGATGGCTGGACTGCGGTAACCAAGGACCGCCGTCTCTCCGCCCAATGGGAACACACCATGGCAGTGACTAGCGACGGGGTAGAAGTACTCACAGCACGTAGCGAGGAGAACTTCTAAAGCCGTACTGACAGTGCCGCGAGGAATAATTGCAATACTCGCGGCACCACAGTAGCGAATCTCCGCAAACCGAACCCAAGCCGCCCCCACCTGCGGCAGCCCAAGAGCAAAACGGACTTCCCATGCAGCCAGTCAGCCCTCCCTACTTTGAACGCCCCCTGTTTTTCTTTGATCAGTCTCGTTTTCGCAGGGATTTAAGCTTCGGTGACAAACCCACTCTGGAGATATTCAAAGATGCTGTCGGCGCAGCCGAACGGCAAATGGCAGAGCGCTTTCGCGAAGGAGAGGACGTTGTCACACTGGTACACGAGCGCGCCCTGTTTGTGGACTGCCTTCTGCATTACGCCTGGCACCAGTTCGAGTGGAGAGACGGTATCGGGCTTCTCGCTGTGGGCGGATACGGGCGCGGAGAGCTGCACCCCCACTCCGATATCGATTTACTCATCCTCTCCAGCGATCACCCAACCCCGGATACCATCGACAACATAGAGCGCCTGGTAGCCTTTTTATGGGACCTGGGCTTGGATATCGGCCACTCTGTACGAAACATCGAGGAGTGCCTGGAGTTGGCCGCGAAGGACATCACCGTGGCCACCAACCTCACCGAATCTCGCACAGTTGTCGGCGACAGCACTGTTGGCGAGCAACTAACTGCACAAATGGAACACAAAAGGCTCTGGCCCACCGAAGAATTCTTCAAGGCCAAGCTCGCCGAACAGAAAAAGCGGCACAGCAATCAGCAGGCTGCTGAATATATTCTCGAGCCCAATATTAAGAACTCTCCCGGGGGCCTGCGGGATATCCAGACAATTGCCTGGGTTGCCAAATATTTTTTCCAGGTGCGCACCCTGAAGCAACTGCAGGGAAAGGCATTTTTTACCGAGGAAGAGTTCGCCATATTACAGTCCGGGGAAACCTTCCTCTGGCGTGTGCGCTACGGCTTGCACCTGCTCGCCGGCCGCGCGGAAGAGCGACTATTGTTTGACTACCAAAGAGAACTGGCGAAGCAATTCGGTTATGTAGATAGCGACACCCAGCTCGCCGTTGAGCAGTTTATGCACAACTACTACCGCATCGTGATGGCACTGCAGGAATTGAACGATGTACTTCTCCAATATCTCGGCGAAGCCATCCTTCAGCGCAAAGGCAGCCAGCTGGTCATTCCGCTAAATGAGCGATTCCAGCTGCGCGACGGCAATATTGAGGTTACCCACCCCCAGGTATTTAACCAGGAGCCCTCGGCCCTGCTCGAGATCTTCGTGCTGATGGCCAACAACCCGGATATTAGTGGGGTACGTGCCTCCACCATCCGCCTGATTCGCGAGCACCGACACCTGATCGACGACCAGTTCCGCGCAGATCCGAAAAATACCCAGTTGTTTATGCAGCTGCTTCGCTCACCCCGGGGCTTGTCGACACAGCTATCCCGAATGACCCGCTACCGCATTCTCGGGCGATACCTACCAGAATTTGGGCAGGTAACCGGGCAAATGCAGCACGACTTATTCCATATCTACACCGTGGATGCCCACACCTTGCAAGTTGTGCGCAATATGCGCAGCTTCCGGAGCCCCGAGGCGCGGGAAAAATTCCCGATTGCAGCGGACATTCTCGAGCGCATGCGCCAACCGGAACTGCTGTATATCGCCGGCCTCTACCACGATATCGCCAAAGGGCGCGGTGGCGACCACTCCAAACTGGGCGTTGTGGATGCAGCGGAATTCTGCCAGCGCCACCACCTGCCCGCCCGCGACCGGCGTCTGGTTTGCTGGCTTGTAGAAAAGCATCTATTGATGAGCCAGGTTTCTCAGAAGCAGGACATCAGTGATCCCGAAGTCGTGCACGCATTCGCCCGCGAGATGGGTGACCGCGAACACCTGGACTACCTGTACGCCCTCACTGTCGCAGATATCAATGCCACCAACCCGGAGCTCTGGAACAGCTGGCGGGCCAGTTTGATGCGCCAGCTCTACCAGGCCACCCGGCACGCCCTGCGCCGAGGCCTGGAAAACCCCATCGACCGGGAAGAAATCATCGAGGAAACCCGCTGCCAGGCAATGGAAAAACTGGACGCTATGGGACTTCCGCAAGCTTCGGTGGAAAATATCTGGGCACAAATGGGGGATGACTATTTTGTTCGCGAGACCGCTGACAATATCACCTGGCACACTTCAGCCATCCACGAACTGCACAGCAGCCCCGACACCAGCCAAAAAGACACCCTGGTTTTAACGCGAAACTCGGGGCCCGGCGAGCACGATGGCGCTACCCAGGTTTTTGTCTACACGCCTGATAGAGCCAACGTATTTGCCGCAGCGGTTACCGGGCTGGATATGCTCAACCTGAACGTTCACGATGCGCGCCTGTACAATTCTGCCTCTGGTTATACGCTGGATACTTTTTACGTGCTGGATGAAGCGGGCCAACCGCTACTGGACGAACCCCAGCGCCTAGCGCAGATTCGCGACACTCTACAGCAGGAGTTGGCCCTGGTTGAGGACTACTCAAAGATCATTCAGCGACGTACGCCCCGCCGCCTTAAAATGTTTGAATTGAAGAGCCAGGCTCATCTCTCCACTGAGCCCGGCGATCATTACAGCACCCTGGAAATTACCAGTGCCGACAGACCCGGCTTGCTGGCCCGCATCGCGCGTATTTTTATTTCCCACGATCTGCGCCTGCACAATGCAAAAATTTCGACACTCGGCGAACGAGTCGAAGATATTTTTCACATTACCGACGCCGAGGGATCACCACTTACCGACATCGAGGCCAACGGCGCACTGGAAAAAGCCATTTGCCTGGAACTGAACAACCAAGACGCCTAACCGAAAAAACGCCCGAGGCCCGCTCACGACCATGAACCCAAATCTGGAACAGCTGCAGCCCTATCCATTTACCAAGCTGCAAGCCCTGAAAGAGGGCCTCCAAGCGGCGGACAAACCGCATATTGCACTATCCATCGGTGAGCCCAAGCATGCGCCACCGGAGTTTGTCAGTGCAGAGCTTGTTCGACACCTGGACAAGCTTGCCGCCTACCCACTGACCAAGGGAATAGAGCCCCTGCGGCAGGCGATCGCCAATTGGCTGAGCCAGCGTTTTCAGCTATCCAATGTGAGCACAGATAGCCAGGTGCTGCCGGTCAACGGGACCCGGGAAGCACTTTTTGCATTCGCCCAGGCGACCGTTTCCGCAGGCAGCAAAGTCCTGATGCCCAATCCCTTCTACCAGATCTATGAGGGCGCGGCCCTTCTCGCCGGGGCGCAGCCGCACTTTATTAACTGTGTAGCAGAAAACCAATTCAAACCAGATTTCACCTCGGTGCCGGAATCGGTTTGGCAGCAATGCGAATTGCTTTACCTCTGCTCTCCCGGCAACCCCACCGGCGCTCTTCTCGAAGCTGAAGATTTTAAACAGCTGATAGAGAAGGCAGACCGCTACGATTTCACCATCGCCTCCGATGAATGTTATTCGGAGCTGTATTTTGACGAGTCATCACCGCCGGTAGGATTATTACAGGCCTGCGAGGAAATGGGGCGAACAGACTTTCGCCGCTGTGTAGTATTCCACAGCCTATCAAAGCGCTCGAACTTACCCGGGCTTCGCTCGGGCTTCGTCGCCGGTGATGCCGATCTGCTGCAAAAGTTTTTGCTCTATCGAACTTACCACGGCTGCGCCATGCCGCTGCCCAATCAATATGCTTCGATCGCAGCCTGGCAGGATGAGGAACACGTCCGCCAGAATCGCGCGCTTTACAGTGAAAAGTTTTCTTCAGTTCTCGAAATTCTCGACGGCTGCCTAGAGGTACAACAGCCACAGGCAAGCTTTTACCTATGGCCCAAGGTCGGGGATGGTGAGCGTTTTGCCAAGGAACTCTACGAGGCGCAAAATATCACGGTACTTCCCGGTGCATTTCTCGCCCGCGATAGCATCGGCTTGAACCCCGGTCGCGAGTATGTGCGTCTGGCACTGGTAGCGACACTGCAAGAGTGCATCGACGCAGCGCACCGTATAAAGGCATTTTGCAGGTAAGGCCAACTCACTTTTCAAGAACAACTGACAACTCGAGCACATACAGGAACTCCACGCCCAGGCATATCTTAACAATGGCAGTAAAAAATCTACTCAAGCAAGAGCGCGTTACTTATATTTTGCAGCGCCTGGAGGAACTCTACCCGGAAACTCCCGTTCCTCTCGATCACAAAGACTCCTATACCCTGTTGGTTGCGGTACTCCTATCCGCGCAATGCACCGATGAGCGTGTCAACCAGATAACCCCTGCGCTCTGGCAGCTGGCAGACAACCCCAGGGATATGGCGCAGGTCCCAGTAGAGGAGATCCAGAAAGTCATTCGCCCCTGTGGCCTCTCACCGCAAAAATCCAAAGCCATCAGCAAGCTCTCGCAGATCCTGATCAACGAATACCACGGCGAAGTGCCCGAGAATATGGCCGCACTGGAGACCCTGCCCGGGGTCGGACACAAGACGGCGAGCGTGGTTATGTCACAGGCTTTTGGGCACCCGGCGTTTCCCGTCGATACTCACATTCACAGATTGGCCCAGCGCTGGGGCCTGACGAATGGCAAAAATGTCACCCAGACGGAAAAAGACCTGAAGCGGCTGTTCCCAAGAGACAAGTGGAATAAATTGCACCTGCAGATTATTTTCTACGGTCGCGAGTTCTGCTCTGCGCGAGGCTGCGACGGCACCGTCTGTGAAATCTGCACAACCTGCTACCCCAACCGTAAAAACCCCAAGAAAACCAAAAAGGCGTAACCGTGATTACTCTGTACGGCATTAAAAACTGTGACACCGTAAAAAAAGCCCGCAAATGGCTGGAGAAAAATGGAGTCGATTATCGCTTTCACG
This DNA window, taken from Microbulbifer sp. MKSA007, encodes the following:
- the tsf gene encoding translation elongation factor Ts; the encoded protein is MAITASMVKELRERTGLPMMECKKALTAADGDIEKAIEDLRKASGLKAAKKAGRTAADGVVAAKVAEDGSYGVLVEVNSETDFVARDENFQAFVAKVVEKAFADRQQDVAALMEGELETAREALVQKIGENIGVRRIELVEAPVVGAYVHSNNRIAALVALSGGEIELAKDVAMHVTAVNPQVNKPEDMPADVLEKEKDIIKAQPDMEGKPAEIVEKMMGGRIKKFLKENSLVEQPFVKNPDVSIGKLVKDAGADVVSFVRYEVGEGIEKEEVDFAAEVAAQVKSSS
- the map gene encoding type I methionyl aminopeptidase, with translation MTSAIKTPEQIAKMRTAGRLAAEVLEMIGEYVVPGVTTEELDRRCHEHIVKVQKAIPACLGYRGFPKSICTSVNEVVCHGIPSESKILKKGDIINIDVTVIKDGWYGDTSKMFFAGKPAAHAERLVQITQECMYKAIEIVRPGTTLGDIGHVIQQHAEKNYYSVVRDFCGHGIGDVFHEDPQILHYGQPGTGEVLKEGMTFTIEPMINAGKAATRVLGDGWTAVTKDRRLSAQWEHTMAVTSDGVEVLTARSEENF
- the pyrH gene encoding UMP kinase; translation: MPGIKDRKYKRILLKLSGEELMGDQGFGISPKVLDKMALEIGQLVGIGVQVGLVVGGGNLFRGAALSAAGLDRVTGDHMGMLATVMNALALRDALERSDISSRVMSSIQMSGIVDHYDRRAAIRYLERGEVLIFAAGTGNPFFTTDSAACLRGIEIEAELVLKATKVDGVYSADPKLDPTATRYDQLTYDEVLDKKLGVMDLTAICLCREHNMPVRVFRMDKSGALLNIVVGGVEGTLIEEEVKS
- the frr gene encoding ribosome recycling factor; the protein is MIEDIKTDAKARMGKALDALAGNFNKIRTGRAHPSILDGIHVSYYGSDTPLSQVANVTVEDARTLSVTPWEKNLVPDIEKAIMKSDLGLNPSTAGAVIRIPMPMLTEETRKNFTRQAKSEAETARVSIRNIRRDALADVKSLVKDKEISEDDERRASDDIQKITDQFVADVDKALAAKEKDLMEI
- the dapC gene encoding succinyldiaminopimelate transaminase is translated as MNPNLEQLQPYPFTKLQALKEGLQAADKPHIALSIGEPKHAPPEFVSAELVRHLDKLAAYPLTKGIEPLRQAIANWLSQRFQLSNVSTDSQVLPVNGTREALFAFAQATVSAGSKVLMPNPFYQIYEGAALLAGAQPHFINCVAENQFKPDFTSVPESVWQQCELLYLCSPGNPTGALLEAEDFKQLIEKADRYDFTIASDECYSELYFDESSPPVGLLQACEEMGRTDFRRCVVFHSLSKRSNLPGLRSGFVAGDADLLQKFLLYRTYHGCAMPLPNQYASIAAWQDEEHVRQNRALYSEKFSSVLEILDGCLEVQQPQASFYLWPKVGDGERFAKELYEAQNITVLPGAFLARDSIGLNPGREYVRLALVATLQECIDAAHRIKAFCR
- the rpsB gene encoding 30S ribosomal protein S2; the encoded protein is MPQVSMRDMLQAGVHFGHQTRYWNPKMGQFIFGARNKIHIINLEHTVPAFNEALQIIKGMTAQKKKIMFVGTKRAAQKSIKEQAERCGQPYVSNRWLGGMLTNYKTIRASIKRFRELEAQSQDGTFEKLTKKEALMRTRAMDKLERSIGGIKDMGGLPDAIFVIDVEHERIAIQEANKLGIPVIGVVDTNSDPAGVDYVIPGNDDAIRAIKLYTTAVADAVLAGAAEAGNTVAKDEYVEANDDEAAAE
- the nth gene encoding endonuclease III, with product MAVKNLLKQERVTYILQRLEELYPETPVPLDHKDSYTLLVAVLLSAQCTDERVNQITPALWQLADNPRDMAQVPVEEIQKVIRPCGLSPQKSKAISKLSQILINEYHGEVPENMAALETLPGVGHKTASVVMSQAFGHPAFPVDTHIHRLAQRWGLTNGKNVTQTEKDLKRLFPRDKWNKLHLQIIFYGREFCSARGCDGTVCEICTTCYPNRKNPKKTKKA
- a CDS encoding [protein-PII] uridylyltransferase translates to MQPVSPPYFERPLFFFDQSRFRRDLSFGDKPTLEIFKDAVGAAERQMAERFREGEDVVTLVHERALFVDCLLHYAWHQFEWRDGIGLLAVGGYGRGELHPHSDIDLLILSSDHPTPDTIDNIERLVAFLWDLGLDIGHSVRNIEECLELAAKDITVATNLTESRTVVGDSTVGEQLTAQMEHKRLWPTEEFFKAKLAEQKKRHSNQQAAEYILEPNIKNSPGGLRDIQTIAWVAKYFFQVRTLKQLQGKAFFTEEEFAILQSGETFLWRVRYGLHLLAGRAEERLLFDYQRELAKQFGYVDSDTQLAVEQFMHNYYRIVMALQELNDVLLQYLGEAILQRKGSQLVIPLNERFQLRDGNIEVTHPQVFNQEPSALLEIFVLMANNPDISGVRASTIRLIREHRHLIDDQFRADPKNTQLFMQLLRSPRGLSTQLSRMTRYRILGRYLPEFGQVTGQMQHDLFHIYTVDAHTLQVVRNMRSFRSPEAREKFPIAADILERMRQPELLYIAGLYHDIAKGRGGDHSKLGVVDAAEFCQRHHLPARDRRLVCWLVEKHLLMSQVSQKQDISDPEVVHAFAREMGDREHLDYLYALTVADINATNPELWNSWRASLMRQLYQATRHALRRGLENPIDREEIIEETRCQAMEKLDAMGLPQASVENIWAQMGDDYFVRETADNITWHTSAIHELHSSPDTSQKDTLVLTRNSGPGEHDGATQVFVYTPDRANVFAAAVTGLDMLNLNVHDARLYNSASGYTLDTFYVLDEAGQPLLDEPQRLAQIRDTLQQELALVEDYSKIIQRRTPRRLKMFELKSQAHLSTEPGDHYSTLEITSADRPGLLARIARIFISHDLRLHNAKISTLGERVEDIFHITDAEGSPLTDIEANGALEKAICLELNNQDA
- a CDS encoding phosphatidate cytidylyltransferase, with product MLKQRIITALVLLALFMGVLFLLPMQWFSLIFVAVILLAGWEWANLSNLNRALRVVFLAALGLTLMVTAQYVFSMNFDDPDIDRGRQILAVACGWWALAFLWVQSYPSSAALWGNRWVRGLIGLVVLVPTWLSLVVLRGLDHGAWLVLYVVAIVAAADVGAYFVGRKFGKRKLAREVSPGKSWEGFFGGLGACLILALVTSYLFELPLKNTVLFTFGVLVTALASVIGDLVESMFKRHRGIKDSSHMLPGHGGILDRIDSLSAALPVFTMAALASELPKYL